Proteins encoded together in one Felis catus isolate Fca126 chromosome B3, F.catus_Fca126_mat1.0, whole genome shotgun sequence window:
- the LOC123386223 gene encoding myocyte-specific enhancer factor 2B-like — MGGQVCDSFPHPGLSGRAASRDCQLDHSQASWADSESPEGRERQARREAGLMGEPSASVSQGLSPEHDIGAFPPKGCVQPHPPAPALLATVTSDLGLTHPASPLLPPGASCSPKWFWTGQAPKWAEVPMARGQRGSLEEGLGSPQGVLLGAVALRPALPGPGLDGSNLCRLRIQRPALPPLCPPLGGCSTERGVSSVVPSRQGPGLLPGEGLTGERLGEGEGEGLLSLAWVWAGCPCPRQAADVPVGQTQGLELQATHTATREMRSFGLTASLSSALPCPLAARPLGRPGPALPGFTGRFS; from the exons CCCGGGGCTCTCCGGCAGGGCGGCCTCTCGGGATTGCCAGCTAGATCATTCCCAGGCATCCTGGGCAGACAGCGAGAGCcccgagggcagagagaggcaggcaaggAGGGAGGCTGGCCTGATGGGAGAGCCCTCTGCGTCTGTCTCTCAAGGGCTGTCCCCAGAGCATGACATCGGTGCGTTTCCTCCAAAAGGCTGTGTTCAGCCCCACCCTCCCGCACCTGCCCTGCTGGCCACTGTCACCAGTGATTTGGG GCTCACACACCCCGCCTCCCCGCTGCTCCCGCCAGGTGCCTCCTGCAGCCCCAAGTGGTTCTGGACTGGTCAGGCCCCTAAGTGGGCAGAAGTGCCGATGGCCCGAGGGCAGCGTGGGtctctggaggaggggctgggcagcCCCCAGGGTGTCCTGCTGGGTGCCGTCGCCCTCCGTCCCGCCCTCCCTGGACCGGGCCTGGATGGCAGCAATCTCTGCCGCCTCCGGATCCAGcgtcctgccctcccacccctctgtcCACCTCTGGGCGGCTGCAGCACCGAGCGGGGGGTGTCCTCCGTGGTGCCTTCCAGGCAGGGTCCAGGGCTGCTTCCTGGGGAGGGGCTGACTGgtgagaggctgggggagggggagggggaggggctcttGTCACTGGCCTGGGTCTGGgctggctgcccctgcccccgccaggCCGCAGATGTTCCAGTGGGGCAAACTCAGGGACTTGAACTGCAGGCCACACACACAGCCACCAGGGAGATGAGGTCCTTCGGGCTGACCGCGTCACTGtcctcagccctgccctgccccctggccGCTCGCCCCCTCGGGCGCCCAGGCCCAGCCTTGCCTGGCTTCACAGGCAGGTTCAGCTGA